In Tripterygium wilfordii isolate XIE 37 chromosome 15, ASM1340144v1, whole genome shotgun sequence, one DNA window encodes the following:
- the LOC120016819 gene encoding uncharacterized protein LOC120016819: MLFKTYDTHHQPKTLKTQFTNSAMKVENHISAQDLKPITPTMETYVVAWIDPNRKGFSRIDTKGGVFPTWNDKVVFMVDEERLLHDYSCSTLVFEIYAVGRFGDKLVGTATVLLENFINRSSHRDGMKGSFRAIQVRRPSGTPQGILNIGVTVLDPFSYNLLLGALNKRSPLDYDYDDYDAPAGTRMKGSTIGKIVSIKERCIKKLIKKKFY, from the coding sequence ATGCTTTTCAAAACCTACGATACTCACCACCAACCCAAAACCCTCAAAACCCAGTTTACCAATTCTGCCATGAAGGTTGAAAACCATATATCTGCCCAGGATCTCAAACCCATCACTCCCACCATGGAGACCTATGTTGTCGCCTGGATTGACCCAAACAGAAAGGGGTTTTCCAGGATAGATACCAAAGGAGGCGTTTTTCCAACCTGGAATGACAAGGTTGTTTTCATGGTCGACGAAGAGAGGCTGCTGCATGACTACTCTTGCTCCACGTTGGTGTTTGAAATTTACGCTGTTGGACGTTTTGGGGACAAGTTGGTTGGTACAGCAACCGTTTTGCTTGAAAACTTTATCAACCGCAGCAGTCACCGTGACGGCATGAAGGGTTCGTTTAGGGCGATTCAAGTGCGACGACCGTCAGGTACACCACAGGGGATTTTAAATATCGGGGTTACGGTCTTGGATCCATTCTCTTATAATTTGTTGCTTGGAGCTCTAAACAAGAGATCGCCCCTAGACTATGATTATGATGATTATGATGCTCCCGCTGGTACCAGGATGAAAGGTTCTACTATAGGAAAGATTGTTAGTATAAAGGAAAGATGTATCAAGAAACTgatcaaaaagaaattttactGA